Proteins from a single region of Gorilla gorilla gorilla isolate KB3781 chromosome 16, NHGRI_mGorGor1-v2.1_pri, whole genome shotgun sequence:
- the LOC129532980 gene encoding MORN repeat-containing protein 5-like isoform X2, translated as MGDCEPPRTGTASALITVESVLYSASWTISIVPDKMMEGKAKYILPTETIYVGEMKDGMFHGEGTLYLPSGSQYDAIWENGLAIKGTYTFVDGLHYDEKNWHYCDGYDRRFYTEILNGLKPAGMAQLTNMDPPRKIPRGYYDCGDGFYNPVTRVVKGYRNRFLRNTGLWSEPTIHYY; from the exons ATGGGAG actgtgagcccCCGAGGACAGGGACTGCATCTGCCTTGATCACTGTTGAATCTGTGTTGTATTCAGCAAGTTGGACCATCAGCATAGTCCCTGACAAAAT GATGGAGGGCAAAGCCAAGTACATCCTCCCTACCGAAACAATATATGTTGGGGAAATGAAGGATGGCATGTTTCACGGCGAAGGAACACTGTACCTCCCCAGTGGAAGCCAATACGACGCCATTTGGGAAAACGGATTGGCCATAAAG GGCACATATACCTTCGTAGATGGGCTGCACTATGATGAGAAGAACTGGCATTACTGCGACGGCTATGATCGGAGGTTTTACACAGAGATCCTCAATGGCTTGAAGCCTGCAG GTATGGCTCAACTCACCAATATGGACCCACCTAGAAAAATCCCCAGGGGCTATTACGATTGTGGAGATGGCTTCTATAACCCAGTCACGAGGGTAGTCAAGGGCTATAGGAACCGCTTTCTAAGAAACACAG GTCTTTGGTCTGAACCAACAATCCATTACTACTAA
- the LOC129532980 gene encoding MORN repeat-containing protein 5-like isoform X3, with translation MEYTGSKYIGEYVDGRMEGKAKYILPTETIYVGEMKDGMFHGEGTLYLPSGSQYDAIWENGLAIKGTYTFVDGLHYDEKNWHYCDGYDRRFYTEILNGLKPAGMAQLTNMDPPRKIPRGYYDCGDGFYNPVTRVVKGYRNRFLRNTGRFLPTLQHVFSSPTYKYVHLYVQMYAHT, from the exons ATGGAGTACACAGGGAGCAAATATATCGGGGAATATGTAGATGGGAG GATGGAGGGCAAAGCCAAGTACATCCTCCCTACCGAAACAATATATGTTGGGGAAATGAAGGATGGCATGTTTCACGGCGAAGGAACACTGTACCTCCCCAGTGGAAGCCAATACGACGCCATTTGGGAAAACGGATTGGCCATAAAG GGCACATATACCTTCGTAGATGGGCTGCACTATGATGAGAAGAACTGGCATTACTGCGACGGCTATGATCGGAGGTTTTACACAGAGATCCTCAATGGCTTGAAGCCTGCAG GTATGGCTCAACTCACCAATATGGACCCACCTAGAAAAATCCCCAGGGGCTATTACGATTGTGGAGATGGCTTCTATAACCCAGTCACGAGGGTAGTCAAGGGCTATAGGAACCGCTTTCTAAGAAACACAGGTAGGTTTCTTCCGACACTGCAGCACGTTTTCTCTTCACCCACATATAAGTATGTGCATCTGTATGTACAAATGTATGCACACACTTGA
- the LOC129532980 gene encoding MORN repeat-containing protein 5-like isoform X1: protein MGDCEPPRTGTASALITVESVLYSASWTISIVPDKMMEGKAKYILPTETIYVGEMKDGMFHGEGTLYLPSGSQYDAIWENGLAIKGTYTFVDGLHYDEKNWHYCDGYDRRFYTEILNGLKPAGMAQLTNMDPPRKIPRGYYDCGDGFYNPVTRVVKGYRNRFLRNTGRFLPTLQHVFSSPTYKYVHLYVQMYAHT, encoded by the exons ATGGGAG actgtgagcccCCGAGGACAGGGACTGCATCTGCCTTGATCACTGTTGAATCTGTGTTGTATTCAGCAAGTTGGACCATCAGCATAGTCCCTGACAAAAT GATGGAGGGCAAAGCCAAGTACATCCTCCCTACCGAAACAATATATGTTGGGGAAATGAAGGATGGCATGTTTCACGGCGAAGGAACACTGTACCTCCCCAGTGGAAGCCAATACGACGCCATTTGGGAAAACGGATTGGCCATAAAG GGCACATATACCTTCGTAGATGGGCTGCACTATGATGAGAAGAACTGGCATTACTGCGACGGCTATGATCGGAGGTTTTACACAGAGATCCTCAATGGCTTGAAGCCTGCAG GTATGGCTCAACTCACCAATATGGACCCACCTAGAAAAATCCCCAGGGGCTATTACGATTGTGGAGATGGCTTCTATAACCCAGTCACGAGGGTAGTCAAGGGCTATAGGAACCGCTTTCTAAGAAACACAGGTAGGTTTCTTCCGACACTGCAGCACGTTTTCTCTTCACCCACATATAAGTATGTGCATCTGTATGTACAAATGTATGCACACACTTGA